A stretch of Paenibacillus mucilaginosus 3016 DNA encodes these proteins:
- a CDS encoding cold-inducible protein YdjO-related protein codes for MDVQQEENKPELKPTVIWKCKNADCKAWVREEFAAAEYPECPICKGPTIRSYKHLPAVAKAKKARKKAAK; via the coding sequence ATGGACGTGCAGCAGGAAGAAAATAAACCCGAACTGAAACCGACCGTCATCTGGAAATGCAAGAATGCGGACTGCAAGGCCTGGGTCCGCGAGGAATTCGCGGCAGCGGAATATCCGGAGTGCCCGATCTGCAAGGGGCCCACGATCCGCAGCTACAAGCATCTGCCCGCTGTAGCCAAGGCCAAGAAAGCAAGAAAGAAAGCGGCTAAGTAG
- a CDS encoding SRPBCC domain-containing protein: protein MVNGIKYPRLEAASGRTPEDWLGLLHESGAGHGTADDITAWLQGEYGLAPAWSEVVAAAYLHRYKGIRPVGLTAQTGYQIGVRRTVASSPEPLWDLLTSSRGLPLWLGETDALPLVPRAAYAAGDGLSGELRVVKPPVQLRMTYLRADWPRPSTLQVRLLAAAGGRTTLSFHQENLPDLFVREEMRQQWDQAAAGLEALL from the coding sequence ATGGTCAACGGAATCAAGTATCCCCGTCTGGAGGCAGCCTCCGGCCGGACTCCCGAGGATTGGCTCGGACTGCTGCACGAATCCGGTGCCGGCCACGGCACTGCGGATGACATCACCGCCTGGCTGCAGGGGGAGTACGGTCTTGCCCCCGCCTGGAGTGAGGTGGTCGCCGCCGCTTACCTTCACCGGTACAAGGGCATCCGCCCTGTCGGTCTGACCGCCCAAACCGGATATCAAATCGGCGTGCGCCGGACCGTTGCCTCCTCCCCGGAGCCGCTGTGGGACCTGCTCACTTCCTCCCGCGGCCTGCCCTTGTGGCTCGGTGAGACGGACGCGCTGCCTCTCGTGCCACGGGCTGCCTATGCGGCCGGGGATGGCCTCAGCGGAGAACTGCGGGTCGTGAAGCCGCCGGTGCAGCTGCGCATGACTTACCTCCGTGCGGACTGGCCTCGGCCTTCGACCCTCCAGGTCCGGCTCCTCGCCGCAGCCGGGGGACGGACGACCCTCAGCTTCCATCAGGAAAACCTCCCTGACCTGTTCGTACGGGAAGAGATGCGCCAGCAGTGGGATCAGGCAGCGGCAGGGCTGGAGGCCTTGCTCTAG
- a CDS encoding ArsB/NhaD family transporter, which produces MEQQAYYAIAIFLLIYALIISEKIHRTIVAMLGAVLMVVFGIVSQETALHHIDFNTLGLLVGMMIMVGITAETGLFAYIAVVAAKKAGGSPVRILIYLMLLTAVCSAFLDNVTTVLLMVPVTFSIARQLQVNPVPFLISQIIASNVGGTATLIGDPPNIMIGSAVEELSFMDFIYNLAPISALIMLVYIPIFVLLFRKSLVSTPERMKKVMEMEAAPLITDAKLLKLSLTLLGLTILGFFLHQLLHLESATVALAGAFLLLLFTGEHKMERALEKVEWTTIFFFVGLFVLVSGLVETGVVASMAEKAVELTGGDLVAASMLILWLSAIASAFLDNIPFVATMIPLIQEMGVRGVENLEPLWWSLALGACLGGNGTLIGASANLIVAGIAGKEGYPIKFVTYLKYGFPLMLLSIVLCTVYIYLRYLL; this is translated from the coding sequence ATGGAACAACAAGCTTATTATGCCATCGCCATTTTTTTGCTGATCTACGCGCTCATCATTTCCGAGAAAATCCACCGGACCATCGTCGCCATGCTCGGGGCCGTGCTCATGGTGGTATTCGGGATCGTCTCCCAGGAGACGGCGCTGCATCACATTGATTTCAACACGCTCGGCCTGCTCGTCGGCATGATGATCATGGTCGGCATCACGGCGGAGACCGGCTTATTCGCCTACATAGCCGTTGTCGCCGCGAAGAAGGCGGGGGGAAGCCCCGTCAGGATCTTGATCTATCTGATGCTGCTCACCGCCGTCTGCTCCGCCTTCCTGGACAACGTGACGACCGTTCTGCTGATGGTGCCCGTCACCTTCAGCATCGCGCGGCAGCTGCAGGTCAATCCGGTGCCCTTCCTCATCTCCCAGATTATCGCCTCGAACGTCGGGGGGACCGCGACGCTGATCGGCGACCCGCCGAACATCATGATCGGCAGCGCCGTCGAAGAGCTGAGCTTCATGGATTTCATCTACAATCTTGCGCCGATCTCGGCCCTGATCATGCTCGTGTATATCCCGATCTTCGTCCTGCTCTTCCGCAAGTCGCTGGTGAGCACCCCGGAGCGGATGAAGAAGGTGATGGAGATGGAGGCGGCCCCGCTGATCACCGATGCGAAGCTGCTGAAGCTGTCCCTGACGCTGCTCGGGCTGACGATCCTCGGGTTCTTCCTGCACCAGCTGCTGCATCTCGAGTCGGCCACCGTGGCGCTGGCCGGGGCCTTCCTGCTCCTGCTCTTCACGGGCGAGCATAAGATGGAGCGGGCGCTCGAGAAGGTCGAATGGACGACGATCTTCTTCTTCGTCGGCCTGTTCGTCCTCGTGTCCGGTCTTGTTGAGACCGGCGTCGTGGCCAGTATGGCCGAGAAGGCTGTCGAGCTGACCGGCGGCGACCTTGTGGCCGCTTCCATGCTCATCCTGTGGCTGAGCGCCATCGCCTCCGCCTTCCTCGACAACATTCCGTTCGTGGCGACGATGATCCCGCTGATCCAGGAGATGGGTGTGCGGGGCGTCGAGAACCTCGAGCCGCTCTGGTGGAGCCTGGCGCTCGGAGCCTGCCTCGGGGGCAACGGCACCCTGATCGGGGCCAGCGCGAACCTGATCGTCGCCGGAATCGCCGGCAAGGAAGGGTATCCGATCAAGTTCGTGACCTACCTGAAATACGGCTTCCCGCTCATGCTGCTGTCCATCGTGCTCTGCACGGTTTATATTTATCTGCGCTATCTGCTCTAA
- a CDS encoding catalase, which produces MTPANEHDNDMTLTNRQGHPISDNQNIRTVGSRGPSTLENYHFIEKISHFDRERIPERVVHARGAGAHGYFEAYGTVGDEPVSKYTRAKLFQEKGKRTPVFVRFSSVVHGGHSPETFRDPRGFAVKFYTEDGNWDLVGNNLKVFFIRDPLKFPDMVHAFRPDPVTNLGNPERFFDFVSNSPEATHMVTFLYSPWGIPANYRQMQGSGVNTYKWVNKEGQAVLVKYHWEPLKQGIKNLTQKEAEAIQARNTSHATQDLYEAIQRGDYPEWELCVQILSDDEHPELDFDPLDPTKLWDHEKFPFLKVGKMVLNKNPENYFAEVEQSAFGTGVLVDGLDFSDDKLLQGRTFSYSDTQRYRVGTNYLQLPINAPKTHVATNQRDGQMAFIVDRAPGQSPHVNYEPSSIGGLKEAAPSGKDHEPAYNAKLVRQKLERTNDFGQAGDTYRKFEDWERDELISNLVADLSICRPEIRDRMISHFTQADADYGRRVSEGVAALLANSPHLGSVSAQEGAEIAKNSGHGTDGY; this is translated from the coding sequence ATGACACCAGCCAATGAACATGACAATGACATGACCCTGACGAACCGCCAGGGCCATCCCATCTCGGACAACCAGAATATCCGTACGGTAGGCAGCCGCGGCCCGTCTACACTGGAGAACTACCATTTTATCGAGAAAATCTCGCACTTCGACCGCGAACGCATTCCGGAGCGTGTGGTGCATGCCCGCGGCGCCGGGGCACACGGCTACTTCGAAGCTTACGGCACCGTAGGCGACGAGCCCGTCTCGAAGTACACGCGCGCCAAGCTGTTCCAGGAGAAAGGCAAGCGGACGCCGGTCTTCGTGCGCTTCTCCTCCGTCGTTCACGGCGGCCACTCGCCCGAGACGTTCCGCGACCCGCGCGGCTTTGCGGTCAAATTCTACACGGAGGACGGCAACTGGGACCTCGTCGGCAACAACCTTAAGGTGTTCTTCATCCGCGATCCGCTGAAGTTCCCGGACATGGTGCATGCGTTCCGTCCCGATCCGGTGACGAATCTCGGGAACCCCGAGCGCTTCTTCGACTTCGTCTCGAACTCTCCGGAAGCGACGCACATGGTCACGTTCCTGTATTCCCCATGGGGCATTCCGGCGAACTACCGTCAGATGCAGGGCTCCGGCGTCAACACGTACAAGTGGGTCAATAAGGAAGGGCAGGCCGTCCTCGTCAAATACCACTGGGAGCCGCTCAAGCAGGGAATCAAGAACCTGACGCAGAAGGAAGCCGAAGCGATCCAGGCCAGAAATACAAGCCATGCGACGCAGGACCTGTACGAAGCGATCCAGCGCGGCGATTATCCGGAGTGGGAGCTCTGTGTGCAGATCTTGAGCGATGACGAGCATCCGGAGCTCGACTTCGATCCGCTGGATCCGACGAAGCTGTGGGACCATGAGAAGTTCCCGTTCCTGAAGGTCGGCAAGATGGTGCTCAACAAAAATCCGGAGAACTATTTCGCCGAAGTGGAACAGTCCGCGTTCGGTACGGGTGTGCTCGTGGACGGCCTCGATTTCTCCGACGACAAGCTGCTGCAGGGCCGCACCTTCTCTTATTCGGATACCCAGCGCTACCGCGTGGGCACGAACTATCTGCAGCTGCCGATCAACGCGCCGAAGACGCATGTGGCAACGAACCAGCGCGACGGGCAGATGGCCTTCATCGTGGACCGGGCGCCGGGCCAGAGCCCGCACGTCAACTACGAGCCGTCTTCGATCGGCGGGCTGAAGGAAGCCGCACCGTCCGGCAAAGATCACGAGCCGGCTTACAATGCGAAGCTCGTCCGCCAGAAGCTGGAGCGCACGAACGACTTCGGCCAGGCCGGCGATACGTACCGCAAGTTCGAGGACTGGGAGCGCGACGAGCTCATCTCGAACCTTGTGGCGGACCTCAGCATCTGCCGTCCGGAGATCCGCGACCGCATGATCTCCCACTTCACCCAGGCCGACGCCGATTACGGCCGCCGGGTGTCGGAAGGCGTTGCCGCCCTGCTTGCGAACTCGCCGCACCTCGGCTCCGTCTCCGCCCAGGAGGGTGCAGAGATCGCCAAGAACTCCGGCCATGGGACCGACGGATACTAG
- a CDS encoding MFS transporter: MLPPQASAVETPRRGAALFLSLPILAWALYDFANTIFTSNIVTIFFPFYLKEAVGGSETANQIAGTFITYTNALSSLFLVLLSPLYGVWIDRTGRKKVYLVPFTLVCVVSTMLMGAAAGYWNTDRTLAGLPLPLAAVLLLFMIAKFTYNSGLVFYDAMISDLGRGKEIPLISGFGVAVGYIGTLVGLCVYPLVGDGGFHRSFIPSALLFLLFSLPLFLWYKEPPPKPIAGPKPSFFSGYREIAATFREARSYRAVFLFMIAYFFFNDAVATAITVMGVYATGVIGFSTTKFILLYLVSTVSSIIGSFLFGYVTRSLGAKHSVSLVALVMIASIALASLAFSEAVFWAAGSLYGVAMGAMWVTSRTMIVELTPPERRGQFFGLFAFSGKVSSIVGPLLYGSITWALADYGNIASRIALGSLLVLVVIGLLFHLRVPYERERA, from the coding sequence ATGCTACCTCCTCAGGCCTCTGCCGTCGAAACGCCACGGCGCGGAGCCGCCTTGTTTCTGTCGCTGCCCATTCTGGCCTGGGCGCTGTACGATTTTGCCAACACAATCTTCACCAGCAATATTGTTACGATCTTCTTCCCGTTCTATCTGAAGGAAGCGGTCGGGGGCAGCGAAACGGCGAATCAGATCGCCGGCACCTTCATCACGTATACGAATGCGCTTTCAAGCCTGTTTCTGGTGCTGCTCTCCCCGCTGTATGGCGTATGGATCGACCGGACGGGGCGGAAAAAGGTGTACCTCGTGCCCTTCACGCTCGTCTGCGTGGTGAGCACGATGCTGATGGGCGCCGCTGCCGGTTATTGGAACACGGACCGGACGTTGGCCGGTCTGCCGCTTCCCCTGGCCGCCGTGCTGCTGCTCTTCATGATCGCCAAGTTCACGTATAATTCGGGTCTGGTCTTCTACGATGCCATGATATCGGATCTTGGGCGAGGGAAGGAGATCCCCCTGATCTCGGGCTTTGGCGTGGCCGTCGGCTATATCGGCACCCTTGTGGGTCTGTGCGTCTACCCGCTGGTCGGCGACGGCGGCTTCCACCGCTCCTTCATCCCGAGCGCCCTGCTCTTCCTGCTCTTTTCCCTGCCGCTCTTCCTATGGTACAAGGAGCCTCCGCCGAAGCCGATAGCCGGACCGAAGCCCTCCTTCTTCAGCGGCTACCGGGAGATCGCGGCGACGTTCCGGGAAGCCCGAAGCTACCGTGCGGTGTTCCTGTTCATGATCGCCTACTTCTTCTTCAACGATGCGGTGGCGACAGCCATCACCGTCATGGGCGTCTATGCCACGGGCGTCATCGGCTTCAGCACGACGAAGTTCATCCTGCTGTACCTTGTATCCACCGTCTCGAGCATTATCGGGTCGTTCCTCTTCGGCTATGTGACCCGAAGCCTCGGGGCCAAGCATTCCGTCAGCTTAGTCGCGCTGGTCATGATTGCCTCGATCGCCCTGGCTTCGCTCGCCTTCAGCGAAGCCGTGTTCTGGGCCGCCGGCAGCCTCTACGGGGTGGCGATGGGAGCGATGTGGGTCACCTCGCGCACGATGATCGTGGAACTGACCCCGCCGGAGCGCCGCGGCCAGTTCTTCGGCCTGTTCGCCTTCTCGGGCAAGGTGTCCTCCATCGTGGGCCCCCTGCTGTACGGCTCGATCACATGGGCCCTGGCCGATTACGGGAACATCGCCAGCCGGATCGCCCTCGGCTCGCTGCTGGTACTCGTCGTGATCGGCCTGCTGTTCCACCTGCGGGTCCCGTACGAGCGGGAGCGGGCTTAA
- a CDS encoding cation:proton antiporter — MLHNWLILLAIAVAVAYLADKLKQPYPTLLVVTGLLLGIAPLPLLEEVKAYVISDTVFRTTVILIFLSALIGDAALKLPFHELKENKRPILWLALAGTLLTFVMIALLSYLLLGLSLQTSLVFGALMAATDPVSVLSIFKSMGLNQRLSIIVEGESLANDGVAVVLFKIALVTTVLTWSSVLGGSFEFLKVILGGMAVGAACGYAASKVTAGIDNYLVEIGLSIVLFYGAFEIAELFHFSGVIAVVLAGLILGTYGRRIGMSPLTHEKMDSFWETIAFIANALIFLMVGLEVANISFTDKWVPISISILIVLAARLIAVYTALVPCRDVPAAWKPIIAWGGLKGSLSIALLLGVAPDFEGRELLLAMTFSNVVFSLLVQGTTLKKLVSKLRVV, encoded by the coding sequence ATGCTGCATAACTGGCTCATCCTGCTGGCGATTGCCGTCGCCGTCGCTTATCTGGCGGATAAACTGAAGCAGCCTTATCCGACGCTGCTAGTCGTGACCGGTCTCCTGCTCGGGATCGCACCGCTGCCTCTGCTCGAAGAGGTGAAGGCTTACGTGATTTCGGATACCGTCTTCCGGACGACCGTCATCCTCATTTTCCTGTCGGCCCTGATCGGCGATGCCGCCCTGAAGCTTCCCTTCCATGAGCTCAAGGAGAACAAGCGGCCCATCCTCTGGCTCGCCTTGGCGGGAACCCTCCTCACCTTCGTGATGATTGCGCTGCTGTCTTATCTGCTGCTCGGCCTCTCCCTGCAGACCAGTCTGGTCTTCGGGGCGCTCATGGCCGCTACCGACCCCGTGTCGGTCCTCAGCATCTTCAAGTCGATGGGCCTCAACCAGCGGCTGTCGATCATCGTGGAGGGAGAGAGTCTGGCCAATGACGGGGTCGCGGTCGTTCTGTTCAAAATCGCGCTGGTCACCACCGTCCTGACCTGGTCCAGCGTGCTCGGGGGATCGTTCGAATTCCTGAAGGTCATCCTCGGCGGGATGGCGGTAGGAGCGGCCTGCGGCTATGCCGCCTCCAAAGTGACCGCCGGCATCGATAACTATCTCGTGGAGATCGGCCTGTCGATCGTTTTGTTCTACGGCGCCTTCGAGATAGCCGAACTGTTCCACTTCTCGGGCGTTATTGCGGTGGTGCTGGCAGGCCTTATTCTCGGCACGTACGGCAGGCGGATCGGGATGAGCCCGCTCACGCACGAGAAGATGGACTCCTTCTGGGAAACGATCGCCTTCATCGCCAACGCGCTGATCTTTCTCATGGTGGGACTCGAAGTGGCGAATATTTCGTTCACGGACAAGTGGGTGCCGATCTCGATCAGTATACTCATCGTCCTGGCGGCAAGGCTCATCGCCGTGTATACCGCCCTGGTGCCCTGCCGGGATGTGCCGGCCGCCTGGAAGCCCATTATCGCCTGGGGAGGCCTGAAGGGCTCGCTGTCGATCGCCCTGCTTCTCGGGGTGGCGCCGGACTTCGAAGGCAGGGAGCTGCTGCTTGCGATGACGTTCAGCAACGTGGTGTTCTCCCTTCTGGTACAGGGCACGACGCTCAAGAAGCTGGTCTCGAAGCTCCGGGTGGTCTAA
- a CDS encoding cation:proton antiporter gives MLIFQLAIILIASKVAGDISVKLGQPSVLGKLLIGILLGPSVLGIVNNTDILQEISQIGVILLMFIAGLETDIDEFKRTGKPSLFVGVAGIIVPFSLGYLAGVMLNLPVFEAVFLGLLLSATSVSISVQALKEMGNLKTREGATILGAAVIDDVLVIIALAFVMSFAGGDVNLGMVVLKKFVFFAGAILIGWKLVPWFLKRFAHLRVSETVISAGLIICFLYAYLAESAGVAAIIGAYIAGVAISVTPYKHEVFEKVETLGYSIFVPVFFTSIGVTAEFIGITQNLGLIAGLSVLAIATKLVGAALGAKLSGFAWRSSWGIGAAMVSRGEVALIISAIGLENGLLNKEMFAVIVVVVLVTTIVTPPMMKLFFKDAPQLETAESR, from the coding sequence GTGCTTATTTTTCAGCTGGCCATCATTCTTATTGCCTCCAAGGTGGCGGGGGACATCAGCGTCAAACTGGGACAGCCCTCGGTGCTGGGGAAGCTGCTGATCGGCATTCTGCTCGGACCGAGCGTTCTCGGCATTGTGAACAACACCGACATTCTGCAGGAGATCAGCCAGATCGGCGTCATTCTTCTCATGTTCATCGCGGGTCTCGAGACGGATATCGACGAGTTCAAAAGAACCGGCAAGCCTTCCTTGTTCGTCGGCGTTGCAGGGATCATCGTTCCCTTCTCCCTGGGATATCTGGCGGGCGTCATGCTGAACCTGCCCGTCTTCGAAGCGGTCTTCCTCGGCCTGCTGCTGTCCGCTACCTCGGTCAGCATCTCCGTGCAGGCGCTCAAGGAGATGGGCAATCTCAAGACGAGGGAAGGTGCCACGATCCTGGGAGCGGCCGTCATCGACGACGTGCTGGTCATTATCGCGCTGGCCTTCGTGATGAGCTTTGCGGGCGGCGATGTGAATCTCGGCATGGTGGTGCTCAAGAAATTCGTGTTCTTCGCCGGGGCGATCCTCATCGGCTGGAAGCTCGTTCCGTGGTTCCTGAAGCGCTTCGCGCATCTCCGGGTATCCGAGACGGTAATTTCGGCCGGGCTGATCATCTGCTTCCTCTATGCTTATCTTGCCGAGTCTGCCGGGGTGGCGGCCATCATCGGGGCCTATATCGCCGGGGTGGCGATCTCGGTCACGCCTTACAAGCATGAGGTGTTCGAAAAAGTCGAGACGCTGGGCTATTCGATCTTCGTGCCGGTCTTCTTCACCTCGATCGGGGTTACGGCGGAGTTCATCGGCATTACGCAGAACCTCGGGCTCATTGCCGGGCTGAGCGTGCTGGCCATCGCAACCAAGCTGGTGGGGGCGGCACTAGGAGCGAAGCTGTCGGGGTTCGCCTGGAGGAGCTCCTGGGGAATCGGAGCCGCCATGGTCTCGCGGGGGGAAGTGGCCCTGATCATCTCGGCGATCGGTCTGGAGAACGGGCTGCTGAACAAGGAGATGTTCGCCGTGATTGTCGTGGTCGTGCTCGTCACCACAATCGTGACGCCTCCGATGATGAAGCTCTTCTTCAAGGATGCTCCGCAGCTGGAGACGGCGGAGTCCCGCTGA
- a CDS encoding response regulator transcription factor, whose product MNYTKKVLIVDDHPLIAQATADLVRGLENVQVIGIAGTGAGCLELIASELPDVVLLDFHLPDRLGDGLASEIKEKYPSVHIIIFTGVDVSELYTHFIQIGVSGILSKESSPEVIKLMVSAVIHGQTLLPQDYFRRIRFTSDPEEAQPLTEDEVYIMTMVIAGATNEQIARDIQMSKRSVDNYLRRIYDKFGVRSRAQAVDRFLQLQQKTKLR is encoded by the coding sequence ATGAACTACACGAAAAAAGTCCTGATTGTGGACGATCACCCGCTGATAGCGCAGGCCACCGCAGATCTCGTGCGGGGCCTGGAGAATGTACAGGTCATCGGCATTGCCGGCACCGGTGCCGGATGTCTTGAGCTTATCGCCAGCGAGCTGCCCGATGTGGTGCTCCTCGACTTCCATCTTCCGGACCGGCTCGGCGACGGGCTCGCCTCCGAGATCAAGGAGAAGTACCCGTCCGTGCATATCATTATTTTTACGGGCGTCGATGTTTCGGAGCTCTACACGCACTTCATCCAGATCGGCGTGAGCGGCATCCTCAGCAAGGAGTCGAGCCCCGAGGTCATCAAGCTGATGGTGAGCGCGGTGATTCACGGGCAGACCCTGCTGCCGCAGGATTATTTCCGCCGGATCCGCTTTACGTCAGACCCGGAGGAAGCCCAGCCCCTGACCGAGGATGAAGTGTATATCATGACGATGGTGATCGCAGGCGCGACCAATGAGCAGATCGCCCGGGACATCCAGATGAGCAAGCGTTCGGTGGATAACTACCTGAGGCGCATCTACGATAAATTCGGCGTCCGCTCCCGCGCGCAGGCGGTGGACCGCTTCCTGCAGCTCCAGCAGAAGACGAAGCTGCGGTAA
- a CDS encoding sensor histidine kinase: MLFVLHLGAASALLLSPDSTLAAVLAGLFCYGAALAVRTALSYGAASVLSGLLAAAGTVCLHGGFWPKEEVPAAGGGTAAVLFTLPLLAALAAGAVRASEKAGVSRPAALPRARLAVFLAAWFLLGAGRLLAFPPGPASAAVKYDDWGGAVLLLGGTAPLVLALIRLPAPSALPLQRSPLRDPALSAVWTAAALLAPPLLLSLLPLLLTGAYGVHPLLSGWCSLTLLLILLLRRRPGTPAASEQAAEAEADAVTEAPSGGTLEEALLAFDSAGASREEAGGLSVVKPLLRGIAGLLGGAAAVVLRYGEGRTESALESIEEGMEGPEARRAAEEERAGYLRQVIMMDEPVTGYLILKGPVKEQALGREEGERLALLLSSLRFALENVILARGLSLRLHELAARMPHEVKFGWLRRALIDGQERERLRFASDLHDTTAQDLIYVRSRLLPLLERLPEGSEEARLAASAAGHLELMNENLRQTLFELSPLQLQHLGLTGALQKLAGLEQGMQEAEIEFRAEEAARLEQLPSETKRQLFRLVQELLNNARKHADASRIAVELSAAEPGKVRLHYTDDGSGFDPDAAAERAGLGGISSPGLGLLQMRSRVLLLEGSFELVSSPGHGVQVTIQIPVKEVHAV, translated from the coding sequence ATGCTGTTTGTCCTACACCTGGGAGCCGCTTCGGCTCTGCTTCTGTCTCCGGATTCCACGCTGGCTGCTGTGCTGGCAGGGCTGTTCTGTTACGGGGCTGCGCTCGCCGTAAGGACGGCCCTGTCCTACGGAGCGGCTTCCGTGCTCTCCGGCCTGCTTGCCGCCGCCGGAACCGTCTGTCTTCACGGCGGTTTCTGGCCGAAAGAGGAAGTACCCGCTGCGGGGGGCGGGACGGCCGCCGTCCTGTTCACGCTGCCGCTGCTGGCGGCCCTGGCGGCGGGAGCCGTCAGGGCGTCCGAGAAGGCCGGCGTTTCCCGCCCGGCGGCTCTCCCGCGTGCCCGCCTGGCGGTGTTTCTGGCCGCCTGGTTTCTGCTCGGCGCGGGGCGTCTGCTGGCGTTTCCGCCGGGCCCCGCATCCGCTGCCGTCAAGTACGATGACTGGGGGGGCGCCGTGCTTTTGCTTGGAGGAACGGCGCCCCTTGTCCTGGCGTTGATCCGTCTTCCTGCTCCATCCGCCCTGCCCCTGCAGCGCAGTCCCCTAAGAGATCCGGCGCTCTCCGCCGTCTGGACCGCTGCCGCCCTTCTGGCTCCCCCCTTGCTGCTCAGTCTCCTGCCTCTGCTCCTGACCGGCGCATACGGAGTTCACCCGCTGCTGTCGGGCTGGTGTTCCCTTACGCTGCTGCTCATCCTGCTCCTGCGGAGAAGGCCGGGGACTCCGGCAGCGTCCGAACAGGCCGCAGAAGCGGAAGCAGACGCAGTAACCGAAGCTCCGTCCGGCGGAACGCTGGAGGAAGCCCTGCTGGCGTTCGACTCGGCCGGCGCCTCCAGGGAGGAGGCGGGGGGACTGAGCGTCGTGAAGCCTCTGCTGAGGGGGATTGCCGGACTTCTCGGGGGAGCGGCCGCTGTGGTGCTCCGCTATGGGGAAGGCCGGACGGAGTCCGCGCTGGAGAGCATCGAGGAAGGGATGGAAGGGCCGGAGGCCCGAAGGGCTGCGGAAGAGGAGAGGGCCGGTTATCTCCGGCAGGTCATCATGATGGACGAGCCCGTCACCGGCTACCTGATCCTGAAGGGGCCGGTGAAGGAGCAGGCGCTCGGCAGGGAAGAAGGAGAACGGCTGGCGCTGCTGCTCTCTTCCCTGCGCTTCGCGCTGGAGAACGTCATTCTGGCGCGGGGCTTGTCGCTCCGGCTGCATGAGCTGGCGGCCCGCATGCCGCATGAGGTGAAGTTCGGCTGGCTGCGCCGGGCGCTGATCGACGGGCAGGAGCGCGAGCGTCTGCGCTTCGCCTCGGACCTGCACGACACGACCGCGCAGGATCTGATCTACGTCCGCAGCCGGCTGCTGCCGCTGCTCGAGCGCCTGCCCGAGGGCTCGGAGGAGGCGCGTCTGGCCGCCAGCGCCGCCGGCCATCTCGAGCTCATGAACGAGAACCTGCGGCAGACGCTCTTCGAGCTGAGCCCGCTGCAGCTGCAGCATCTCGGCCTGACCGGGGCGCTGCAGAAGCTCGCCGGGCTCGAGCAGGGCATGCAGGAGGCGGAGATCGAGTTCCGGGCGGAGGAGGCCGCAAGGCTCGAGCAGCTTCCGTCCGAGACGAAGCGGCAGCTGTTCCGTCTCGTCCAGGAGCTCCTGAACAATGCCCGCAAGCACGCGGACGCTTCCCGGATCGCCGTCGAGCTGTCGGCGGCGGAGCCTGGGAAGGTCCGCCTCCATTATACCGATGACGGCTCGGGCTTCGACCCGGACGCCGCAGCGGAGCGGGCCGGCCTGGGAGGCATCTCCTCCCCGGGCCTCGGTCTGCTGCAGATGCGCAGCCGTGTTCTGCTGCTGGAAGGCTCCTTCGAGCTGGTCTCTTCCCCGGGGCACGGCGTGCAGGTTACGATACAGATTCCCGTGAAAGAGGTACATGCCGTATGA
- a CDS encoding helix-turn-helix domain-containing protein — protein MGSDHKSKFLLTSREREVFELLVQDKTTKDIAQQLFISEKTVRNHISNVMQKLNVKGRSQAVVELIKLGELQI, from the coding sequence TTGGGCAGCGATCACAAGAGCAAGTTCTTACTCACAAGCCGCGAGAGGGAAGTATTTGAACTGCTGGTGCAGGACAAAACGACCAAAGATATCGCGCAGCAGCTCTTCATCAGTGAGAAAACCGTGCGAAACCATATCTCCAACGTGATGCAAAAGCTGAACGTAAAAGGCCGTTCGCAGGCGGTAGTCGAGCTGATCAAGCTTGGGGAACTGCAGATCTGA